From the Burkholderia ubonensis genome, one window contains:
- a CDS encoding D-(-)-3-hydroxybutyrate oligomer hydrolase produces the protein MTKLRWGRRVGFGAALAAVVTLFGACNGNETRDGNPLPGFIAGSVRTTAYDGASDDLLTAGLGKSGLASAVPPAFANPARPTAAELRRLAIWSNYRAIVDMSANGGYGRFWGPNVDLDGNDTLGEGRIAGTEYIAYSDDGSGRRNVTLLVQVPTGFDPTQPCIVTATSSGSRGVYGAISAAGEWGLKRGCAVAYNDKGGGNGAHELGSDTVTLIDGTLANAVLAGNASLFTANVSSGELAAYNAQFPNRYAFKHAHSQQNPEQDWGRVTLQAVEFAYWALNEQFGPLIDGTRHGVRYRPGDITTIAASVSNGGGAALAAAEQDTRNWITAVVVGEPQVNVRLAPNAVVRQGGAPVPSFGRPLADYATFANLMQPCAAAASALAGAPYLTALPSTVTQSIRAQRCATLAAAGLVAGADQQSQAADALAQLHAAGYLADSDMLQAPMWDSQAIPAIAVTYANAYTRSRVVDNLCNFSFATTNAATGAVAPPAASPMPSVFGAGNGVPPTNGINLVFNTGPASGVDHRLATPDASFAGALCLRQLWTNGQLNMPANVDAVRVNANLQGKPAIIVHGRSDALVPVNHASRAYVAQNSISEGGRSQLAFYEVTNGQHFDAFLPVAGFDTRFVPVHYYDLQALNLMWRHLKNGAPLPPSQVIRTVPRGGTPGAAPALTTANLPPISAAPGGNAITVGAGALDVPF, from the coding sequence ATGACGAAGCTACGGTGGGGCAGGCGGGTCGGGTTCGGAGCGGCGCTGGCCGCCGTCGTGACGCTGTTCGGGGCCTGCAACGGCAACGAGACGCGCGACGGCAACCCGCTGCCCGGTTTCATCGCGGGCAGCGTGCGCACGACGGCCTACGACGGCGCGAGCGACGATCTGCTGACGGCCGGCCTTGGCAAGAGCGGCCTCGCGAGCGCCGTGCCGCCGGCGTTCGCGAACCCGGCCCGGCCGACGGCGGCCGAGCTGCGCCGCCTCGCGATCTGGTCGAACTACCGCGCGATCGTCGACATGAGCGCGAACGGCGGCTACGGCCGCTTCTGGGGGCCGAACGTCGATCTCGACGGCAACGACACGCTCGGCGAAGGCCGGATCGCCGGCACCGAATACATCGCGTACTCCGACGACGGCAGCGGCCGCCGGAACGTCACGCTGCTCGTGCAGGTGCCGACCGGTTTCGACCCGACGCAGCCGTGCATCGTCACCGCGACGTCGTCCGGCTCGCGCGGCGTGTACGGCGCGATCTCGGCCGCCGGCGAGTGGGGCCTGAAGCGCGGCTGCGCGGTCGCATACAACGACAAGGGCGGCGGCAACGGCGCGCACGAGCTCGGCTCGGACACCGTCACGCTGATCGACGGCACGCTCGCGAACGCGGTGCTCGCCGGCAACGCGAGCCTCTTCACCGCGAACGTGTCGAGCGGCGAGCTGGCCGCGTACAACGCGCAGTTCCCGAACCGCTACGCGTTCAAGCACGCGCATTCGCAGCAGAATCCGGAGCAGGACTGGGGGCGCGTGACGCTGCAGGCGGTCGAGTTCGCGTACTGGGCGCTCAACGAGCAGTTCGGACCGCTGATCGACGGCACGCGCCACGGCGTGCGCTACCGCCCCGGCGACATCACGACGATCGCCGCGTCGGTCAGCAACGGCGGCGGCGCGGCGCTCGCGGCGGCCGAGCAGGACACGCGCAACTGGATCACCGCGGTCGTGGTCGGCGAGCCGCAGGTCAACGTGCGGCTGGCGCCGAATGCGGTGGTGCGGCAGGGCGGCGCCCCGGTGCCGTCGTTCGGGCGGCCGCTGGCCGACTACGCGACCTTCGCGAACCTGATGCAGCCGTGCGCGGCGGCGGCGTCCGCGCTGGCCGGCGCGCCGTATCTCACCGCGCTGCCGTCGACCGTCACGCAGTCGATTCGCGCGCAGCGCTGCGCGACGCTGGCCGCGGCCGGGCTCGTCGCGGGCGCCGACCAGCAGAGCCAGGCGGCCGACGCGCTCGCGCAGCTGCACGCGGCCGGCTATCTCGCCGATTCCGACATGCTGCAGGCGCCGATGTGGGATTCGCAGGCGATACCGGCGATCGCGGTGACCTACGCGAACGCGTACACGCGCTCGCGCGTCGTCGACAACCTGTGCAATTTCAGCTTCGCGACGACGAACGCGGCCACCGGCGCGGTGGCGCCGCCCGCCGCGTCGCCGATGCCGAGCGTGTTCGGCGCGGGCAACGGCGTGCCGCCGACCAACGGCATCAACCTCGTGTTCAACACGGGGCCCGCGAGCGGCGTCGACCACCGCCTCGCGACGCCGGACGCGAGCTTCGCGGGCGCGCTGTGCCTGCGCCAGCTGTGGACCAACGGGCAGCTGAACATGCCCGCGAACGTCGACGCGGTGCGCGTGAACGCGAACCTGCAGGGCAAGCCCGCGATCATCGTGCACGGCCGCAGCGATGCGCTCGTGCCGGTCAACCATGCGTCGCGCGCGTATGTCGCGCAGAACAGCATCAGCGAAGGCGGCCGCAGCCAGCTGGCGTTCTACGAGGTGACGAACGGTCAGCACTTCGACGCATTCCTGCCGGTCGCCGGCTTCGATACGCGCTTCGTGCCCGTGCATTACTACGACCTGCAGGCGCTGAACCTGATGTGGCGGCACCTGAAGAACGGCGCGCCGCTGCCGCCGTCGCAGGTGATCCGCACCGTGCCGCGCGGCGGCACGCCGGGCGCGGCGCCGGCGCTCACGACCGCGAACCTGCCGCCGATCTCGGCCGCGCCGGGCGGCAATGCGATCACGGTCGGCGCGGGGGCGCTCGACGTGCCGTTCTGA
- a CDS encoding BON domain-containing protein: MKSIVSRALGALGVAAVAACLSGSVYAQSSEPAAPEAPAAAKSASKAAAKSAKQANRKLGYAVRKAISKENGVDVANIVVRSKGGAITLEGSVPDAAQIEKAEAAAKGVPGVTSVSNKLSVQPQ; this comes from the coding sequence ATGAAGTCGATCGTGTCGAGAGCGCTGGGAGCGTTGGGGGTGGCCGCGGTGGCCGCGTGTCTGTCCGGCAGCGTCTACGCGCAGTCGAGCGAGCCGGCGGCGCCCGAAGCGCCCGCCGCCGCGAAGAGCGCATCGAAGGCCGCCGCGAAATCCGCGAAGCAGGCGAACCGCAAGCTCGGCTATGCGGTGCGCAAGGCGATTTCGAAGGAGAACGGCGTCGACGTCGCGAACATCGTCGTGCGTTCGAAGGGCGGGGCGATCACGCTCGAGGGCTCGGTGCCCGACGCCGCACAGATCGAGAAGGCCGAAGCCGCGGCCAAGGGCGTGCCGGGCGTCACGTCCGTCAGCAACAAGCTGAGCGTCCAGCCGCAATGA
- a CDS encoding TAXI family TRAP transporter solute-binding subunit: MKPLLRPRRPPRILARFVAVSWRDLALSVGPTVLLAVAAVWLAIRMIQPAPPSTLVISSGPPGSTYWNAAQKYKAILAKNGVTLDVESSEGSAQNLERLSNPKATVDVGFVQSGIGPKTRDEHLVALGSIGYVPLAIMYRGPIVARLSDFNGKRLALGPEGSGARELSLALLKMNGIAPGGTTALLPIAGEDAADALLAGKIDAAFLSGDSTQIPVMAKLFRAPGVHVYSFTQAEAYARRFPYLTAITLPEGVYDLGRNLPPADIHTVAPTIELVARDALHPALSDLLIEAAREVHGHATILQHAGEFPSALTRSFPLSDDAARYYKSGKTFLYRRLPFWVASLVDRLLVIVVPLIVVLIPGVRVVPALYGWRVRSRIYRWYGALIALERNALGEHTAAERVELLDRLDDIEDSVNRMKMPLAYAGQFYVLREHIGFVRERLTAHEADPHGRPHDAPHASGGDGAPPRATPGSA; this comes from the coding sequence ATGAAGCCACTCCTGCGCCCTCGCCGGCCGCCCCGCATCCTCGCCCGCTTCGTCGCGGTGTCGTGGCGCGACCTCGCGCTGTCGGTCGGGCCGACCGTGCTGCTCGCGGTCGCCGCCGTCTGGCTCGCGATCAGGATGATCCAGCCCGCGCCGCCGTCCACGCTGGTGATCTCGTCCGGGCCGCCCGGCAGCACCTACTGGAACGCCGCGCAGAAGTACAAGGCGATCCTCGCGAAGAACGGCGTGACGCTCGACGTGGAGTCGTCCGAAGGCTCCGCGCAGAACCTCGAGCGGCTGTCCAACCCGAAGGCGACGGTGGACGTCGGCTTCGTGCAGAGCGGCATCGGCCCGAAGACGCGCGACGAGCACCTCGTCGCGCTCGGCAGCATCGGCTACGTGCCGCTCGCGATCATGTACCGCGGCCCGATCGTCGCGCGGCTGTCGGACTTCAACGGCAAGCGGCTCGCGCTCGGCCCGGAAGGCAGCGGCGCGCGCGAGCTGAGCCTCGCGCTGCTGAAGATGAACGGCATCGCGCCGGGCGGGACGACCGCGCTGCTGCCGATCGCCGGCGAGGACGCCGCCGACGCGCTGCTCGCCGGCAAGATCGACGCGGCGTTCCTGTCCGGCGACTCGACGCAGATCCCGGTGATGGCGAAGCTGTTCCGCGCGCCGGGCGTGCACGTGTACTCGTTCACGCAGGCGGAAGCCTATGCGCGCCGCTTCCCGTACCTGACCGCGATCACGCTGCCCGAAGGGGTCTACGATCTCGGCCGGAACCTGCCGCCCGCCGACATCCACACGGTCGCGCCGACGATCGAGCTGGTCGCGCGCGACGCGCTGCACCCGGCGCTGTCCGACCTGCTGATCGAGGCCGCGCGCGAGGTGCACGGCCACGCGACGATCCTGCAGCACGCGGGCGAATTCCCGTCGGCGCTCACGCGCAGCTTCCCGCTGTCGGACGACGCGGCGCGCTACTACAAGTCGGGCAAGACCTTCCTGTACCGGCGGCTGCCGTTCTGGGTCGCGAGCCTCGTCGACCGGCTGCTCGTGATCGTCGTGCCGCTCATCGTCGTGTTGATTCCCGGGGTGCGGGTCGTGCCGGCGCTGTACGGCTGGCGCGTGCGCTCGCGGATCTACCGCTGGTACGGCGCGCTGATCGCGCTCGAGCGCAACGCGCTCGGCGAGCACACGGCCGCCGAGCGCGTCGAGCTGCTCGACCGGCTCGACGACATCGAGGATTCGGTGAACCGGATGAAGATGCCGCTCGCGTATGCCGGGCAGTTCTACGTGCTGCGCGAGCACATCGGCTTCGTGCGCGAGCGGCTGACCGCGCACGAAGCCGATCCGCACGGCCGCCCGCACGACGCGCCGCACGCGTCCGGCGGCGACGGCGCGCCCCCCCGGGCGACACCGGGTTCCGCCTGA
- a CDS encoding DsbA family protein produces MTTGLDTAQPAWFFDFVSPFSYLLLEQYERWPDVPFAPVAVSLYDLQRHWGQRPSADVPAKRVFTYRHALFRAEQLGIRFKMPPAHPFDSDKALRLAIALRADLATVREMFRFVWRDGNDPSTPDGFAALCERVGVGHGDQLIEFEETAAQLRRHIDDAIALGVFGVPTFWMSKQLFWGEDALPMVLYCARTPTWLETREVKRISALPKGRA; encoded by the coding sequence ATGACAACCGGCCTCGACACCGCCCAGCCCGCCTGGTTCTTCGATTTCGTCTCGCCGTTCTCCTACCTGCTGCTCGAACAGTATGAACGTTGGCCGGACGTGCCGTTCGCGCCGGTCGCGGTGTCGCTCTACGACCTGCAGCGCCACTGGGGCCAGCGCCCGAGCGCGGACGTGCCGGCCAAGCGCGTCTTCACGTATCGGCATGCGCTGTTTCGCGCGGAGCAGCTCGGCATCCGCTTCAAGATGCCGCCCGCACACCCGTTCGACTCCGACAAGGCGCTGCGCCTCGCGATCGCGCTGCGCGCCGACCTCGCGACGGTGCGCGAGATGTTCCGCTTCGTCTGGCGCGACGGCAACGACCCGTCGACGCCGGACGGCTTCGCGGCGCTGTGCGAGCGGGTCGGCGTCGGGCATGGCGACCAGCTGATCGAATTCGAGGAAACCGCCGCGCAGCTGCGCCGCCACATCGACGACGCGATCGCGCTCGGCGTGTTCGGCGTGCCGACGTTCTGGATGAGCAAGCAGCTGTTCTGGGGCGAGGACGCGCTGCCGATGGTGCTGTACTGCGCGCGCACGCCGACCTGGCTCGAGACGCGCGAAGTGAAGCGCATCAGCGCGCTGCCGAAGGGGCGCGCGTAG
- a CDS encoding nuclear transport factor 2 family protein produces the protein MSDPQIYLDALAASVVAIERWLSGADSEPAAVDALLADFAADFTMILTDGRELDHDGMRALFAKLAGAKPGLRIGLSETHVLVSDDRHAVITYLEAQHAAAGELPARRATAVFERDAAGAVRWTHLQETFCTA, from the coding sequence ATGTCCGATCCGCAGATCTATCTCGATGCACTCGCCGCGAGCGTCGTCGCCATCGAGCGCTGGCTGTCCGGCGCCGATTCCGAGCCCGCGGCCGTCGATGCGCTGCTCGCCGATTTCGCCGCCGATTTCACGATGATCCTGACCGACGGCCGCGAGCTCGACCACGACGGCATGCGCGCGCTGTTCGCGAAGCTGGCCGGCGCGAAGCCCGGGCTGCGCATCGGGTTGTCGGAAACGCACGTGCTCGTGTCGGACGACCGCCACGCGGTCATCACCTATCTCGAAGCGCAGCACGCGGCGGCGGGCGAGCTGCCCGCGCGGCGCGCGACCGCGGTGTTCGAACGCGACGCGGCGGGCGCGGTGCGCTGGACCCATCTCCAGGAAACGTTCTGCACGGCCTGA
- a CDS encoding type II toxin-antitoxin system VapC family toxin — MFLIDTNVISEVRKRERADKGVMAFFRKAAQDDADLYLSVVTVGELRRGVEIIRHRGDKSQATRLENWLDGVLREFASNILGVDEEIGQLWGRLRVPHPEHSLDKLIAATALIHDLIVVTRNVDDFAGTGARVLNPFES, encoded by the coding sequence ATGTTTTTGATTGATACGAACGTCATCAGCGAAGTACGGAAGCGGGAGCGAGCAGATAAAGGTGTGATGGCGTTTTTCCGCAAGGCCGCGCAGGACGATGCCGATCTGTACCTTTCCGTGGTGACGGTTGGCGAACTGCGGCGCGGTGTGGAAATCATCCGTCACCGTGGCGACAAGTCCCAGGCGACGCGCCTTGAAAACTGGCTCGATGGCGTACTTCGGGAGTTTGCGTCGAACATTCTGGGGGTGGACGAAGAGATCGGGCAGTTGTGGGGACGCCTGCGCGTCCCGCATCCCGAGCACTCGCTCGACAAGTTGATCGCGGCAACGGCGTTGATCCACGACCTGATCGTCGTGACGCGGAACGTCGATGATTTCGCCGGAACGGGCGCACGCGTTCTGAACCCATTCGAAAGCTGA
- a CDS encoding FitA-like ribbon-helix-helix domain-containing protein, translating to MATLLVRNVDEELVQSLRERAAANGRSAEAEHREILAKALRAPQRKTFAQVLMSIPNVGTDADFARVDDGEAANVFD from the coding sequence ATGGCAACTCTTCTGGTGAGAAATGTGGACGAGGAACTCGTCCAAAGCCTGCGCGAGCGGGCCGCAGCCAACGGGCGCAGTGCGGAGGCCGAGCATCGAGAGATCCTGGCAAAGGCGCTGCGCGCGCCGCAGCGCAAGACGTTCGCGCAGGTGTTGATGAGTATCCCGAACGTCGGAACCGATGCCGATTTTGCGCGCGTGGATGACGGCGAGGCAGCGAATGTTTTTGATTGA
- the xdhC gene encoding xanthine dehydrogenase accessory protein XdhC, translated as MTFAKGTGRRNRATGAPLPMHVVLFGAGHVGHALATLLGALPCVVQWVDTRDELFPDECPPNVQPEPTDTPEALVDEAPPGAYFLVMTHNHALDFALAERIMRRRDFAYFGMIGSRTKRVKFERRLVARGVEPARMREMVCPIGIAGIVDKAPGSIAVAVCAELLQVRSKVPARRSPNHRESAGSVE; from the coding sequence ATGACGTTCGCCAAGGGCACCGGCCGGCGCAACCGCGCCACGGGCGCGCCCCTGCCGATGCACGTCGTGCTGTTCGGCGCGGGGCACGTCGGCCACGCGCTCGCGACGCTGCTCGGCGCGCTGCCGTGCGTCGTGCAGTGGGTCGACACGCGCGACGAGCTGTTCCCGGACGAATGCCCGCCGAACGTGCAGCCCGAGCCGACCGACACGCCCGAGGCGCTCGTCGACGAAGCGCCGCCGGGCGCGTACTTCCTCGTGATGACGCACAACCATGCGCTCGATTTCGCGCTCGCGGAACGGATCATGCGGCGGCGCGACTTCGCGTACTTCGGGATGATCGGCTCGCGCACGAAGCGGGTGAAGTTCGAGCGCCGGCTCGTCGCGCGCGGCGTCGAGCCGGCGCGGATGCGCGAGATGGTGTGCCCGATCGGCATCGCCGGGATCGTCGACAAGGCGCCCGGCTCGATCGCGGTGGCCGTCTGCGCGGAGTTGCTGCAGGTGCGCTCGAAGGTACCCGCGCGCCGTTCGCCGAACCATCGTGAAAGCGCCGGTAGTGTGGAGTAA
- the xdhB gene encoding xanthine dehydrogenase molybdopterin binding subunit, which produces MNQQAEAFLNTLDPQADAAQVHVSRPHESAHLHVSGRATYTDDIPLVAGTLHAALGLSAKAHARIASMNFDAVRATPGVVAVFTADDIPGVNDCGPIIHDDPVLAKGVVQFVGQPMFIVVATSHETARLAARRAKVDYEDLPAILTAQDARHAQSYVIPPLKLARGDAAAHLAAAPHRHAGGMNLGGQEQFYLEGQIAYAVPKDDDGMHVYCSTQHPSEMQHLVAHVLGVASHNVLVECRRMGGGFGGKESQSGLFACCAALAAWKLLCPVKLRPDRDDDMLITGKRHDFHYHFDVGYDDDGRLDGVAVDMTSRCGFSADLSGPVMTRAVCHFDNAYWLPDVSIAGYCGKTNTQSNTAFRGFGGPQGAFAIEYILDDVARTLGRDPLDVRYANLYGKTERNVTPYGQTIEDNVLPELLAELEATSGYRARRAGVREFNARNPVLKKGIALTPVKFGIAFNVTHFNQAGALVHIYTDGSVLVNHGGTEMGQGLNTKVAQVVAHELGIRFERIRVTATDTSKVANTSATAASTGSDLNGKAAQDAARQLRERLATFAAKHYGGGAVDAAAVRFGNDRVWIGETGVPFGEVIAKAYLARVQLWSDGFYATPKLHWDQAKLQGRPFFYYAYGAAVSEVVIDTLTGEMRTLRVDALHDVGASLNPALDIGQVEGAFIQGMGWLTTEELWWNAGGKLMTHAPSTYKIPTVNDTPPEFNVRLFENRNVEDSIHRSKAVGEPPLLLPFSVFFAVRDAVAAVGDYRVNPPLDAPATGESILRAVQAVRAARG; this is translated from the coding sequence ATGAACCAGCAAGCCGAAGCATTCCTGAACACCCTCGATCCGCAGGCCGACGCAGCCCAGGTGCACGTGTCGCGTCCGCACGAATCCGCGCATCTGCACGTGAGCGGGCGCGCGACCTACACCGACGACATCCCGCTCGTCGCCGGCACGCTGCACGCGGCGCTCGGCCTCTCGGCGAAAGCGCACGCAAGGATCGCGTCGATGAACTTCGACGCGGTGCGCGCGACGCCCGGCGTCGTCGCCGTGTTCACCGCCGACGACATTCCCGGCGTCAACGACTGCGGCCCGATCATCCACGACGACCCGGTGCTCGCGAAGGGCGTCGTGCAGTTCGTCGGCCAGCCGATGTTCATCGTCGTCGCGACGTCGCACGAAACCGCGCGGCTCGCCGCGCGCCGTGCGAAGGTCGACTACGAAGATCTGCCCGCGATCCTCACCGCGCAGGACGCGCGCCACGCGCAGTCCTACGTGATACCGCCGCTGAAGCTCGCGCGCGGCGACGCGGCCGCCCATCTTGCCGCCGCGCCGCATCGCCATGCGGGCGGGATGAATCTCGGCGGCCAGGAGCAGTTCTACCTCGAAGGGCAGATCGCCTACGCGGTGCCGAAGGACGACGACGGCATGCACGTGTACTGCTCGACGCAGCACCCGAGCGAGATGCAGCACCTCGTCGCGCACGTGCTCGGCGTCGCGTCGCACAACGTGCTGGTCGAATGCCGCCGGATGGGCGGCGGGTTCGGCGGCAAGGAATCGCAGTCGGGCCTGTTCGCGTGCTGCGCGGCGCTCGCCGCGTGGAAGCTGCTGTGCCCGGTGAAGCTGCGTCCGGACCGCGACGACGACATGCTGATCACCGGCAAGCGGCACGACTTCCACTACCACTTCGACGTCGGCTACGACGACGACGGCCGCCTCGACGGCGTGGCGGTCGACATGACGTCGCGCTGCGGCTTTTCGGCCGACCTGTCCGGGCCGGTGATGACGCGCGCCGTGTGCCACTTCGACAACGCGTACTGGCTGCCCGACGTGTCGATCGCCGGCTACTGCGGCAAGACCAACACGCAGTCGAACACCGCGTTCCGCGGCTTCGGCGGCCCGCAGGGCGCGTTCGCGATCGAGTACATCCTCGACGACGTCGCGCGCACGCTCGGCCGCGATCCGCTCGACGTGCGCTACGCGAACCTGTACGGCAAGACCGAGCGCAACGTGACGCCTTACGGGCAGACGATCGAGGACAACGTGCTGCCCGAGCTGCTCGCCGAGCTCGAGGCGACGAGCGGCTATCGTGCACGGCGCGCCGGCGTGCGCGAATTCAACGCGCGCAACCCGGTGCTGAAGAAAGGCATCGCGCTCACGCCGGTGAAGTTCGGCATCGCGTTCAACGTCACGCACTTCAACCAGGCGGGCGCGCTCGTCCACATCTACACCGACGGCTCGGTGCTCGTGAACCACGGCGGCACGGAGATGGGGCAGGGGCTCAACACGAAGGTCGCGCAGGTCGTCGCGCACGAGCTCGGCATCCGCTTCGAGCGGATTCGCGTGACGGCGACCGACACGAGCAAGGTCGCGAACACGTCGGCGACGGCCGCCTCCACCGGCTCGGACCTGAACGGCAAGGCCGCGCAGGATGCCGCGCGGCAGTTGCGCGAGCGGCTCGCGACGTTCGCCGCGAAGCATTACGGCGGCGGCGCGGTCGACGCGGCGGCCGTCAGGTTCGGCAACGATCGCGTATGGATCGGCGAGACCGGCGTGCCGTTCGGCGAGGTGATCGCGAAGGCGTATCTCGCGCGCGTGCAGCTGTGGTCCGACGGGTTCTACGCGACGCCGAAGCTGCACTGGGACCAGGCGAAGCTGCAGGGCCGGCCGTTCTTCTACTACGCGTACGGCGCGGCCGTGTCGGAAGTCGTGATCGACACGCTGACGGGCGAGATGCGCACGCTGCGCGTCGACGCGCTGCACGACGTCGGCGCGTCGCTGAACCCGGCGCTCGACATCGGCCAGGTCGAGGGCGCGTTCATTCAGGGGATGGGCTGGCTCACGACCGAGGAGCTGTGGTGGAACGCGGGCGGCAAGCTGATGACGCACGCGCCGTCGACGTACAAGATCCCGACCGTCAACGACACGCCGCCCGAATTCAACGTGCGCCTGTTCGAGAACCGCAACGTCGAGGACAGCATCCACCGCTCGAAGGCGGTCGGCGAACCGCCGCTGCTGCTGCCGTTCTCGGTGTTCTTCGCGGTGCGCGACGCGGTCGCGGCGGTCGGCGACTATCGCGTGAACCCGCCGCTCGACGCACCGGCGACGGGCGAGTCGATCCTGCGCGCGGTGCAGGCCGTGCGCGCGGCGCGAGGCTGA
- the xdhA gene encoding xanthine dehydrogenase small subunit: protein MSEPIRFYHRHAIREVGGADVTRTVLQYLREDAHCTGTKEGCAEGDCGACTVVVGELTDAGTVAFKAVNACIQFLPTLDGRALLTVEDLRRPDGSLHPVQQAMVDCHGSQCGFCTPGFVMSMWALYEKHGFEGCGSACAKAKDVPTRTEIADALTGNLCRCTGYRPIVDAAVQMFDASGERTPAQDSPVDAAALARTLASLKRDGTFDYEIDGARFAAPRTLAALAALKVERPDARILAGSTDIGLWVTKQMRRLDDLIYIGQVAELRRIVHGEDWIEIGAGVTVEDGYAALAGTYPELTEMWKRFASLPIRNAGTLGGNVANGSPIGDAMPGLIALGARVVLRGGDVVRELPLEALYTGYQQKDMAPHEFVVGVKVPTRRGARANLRFRTYKLSKRFDSDISAVCAAFAFIADGDTIREPRIAFGGMAATPKRAAHAESLLDGAPWHEATAQAAMQALERDYQPLTDMRATSAYRLDTAKNLMYRFWLETRAHDPLPPQALNVREVAAVAARA from the coding sequence ATGAGTGAGCCGATCCGTTTCTATCATCGTCACGCGATCCGCGAAGTCGGCGGCGCGGACGTCACCCGCACGGTGCTGCAGTACCTGCGCGAGGACGCGCATTGCACCGGCACCAAGGAAGGCTGCGCGGAAGGCGACTGCGGCGCGTGCACGGTCGTCGTCGGCGAGCTGACCGACGCGGGCACGGTCGCGTTCAAGGCCGTCAACGCGTGCATCCAGTTCCTGCCGACGCTCGACGGCCGTGCGCTCTTGACGGTCGAGGACCTGCGCCGGCCGGACGGCTCGCTGCATCCGGTGCAGCAGGCGATGGTCGATTGTCACGGCTCGCAGTGCGGCTTCTGCACGCCCGGCTTCGTGATGTCGATGTGGGCGCTGTACGAGAAGCACGGCTTCGAGGGCTGCGGCAGCGCGTGCGCGAAGGCGAAGGACGTGCCGACGCGCACCGAGATCGCCGACGCGCTGACCGGCAACCTGTGCCGCTGCACCGGCTACCGGCCGATCGTCGACGCGGCGGTGCAGATGTTCGACGCGAGCGGCGAACGCACGCCGGCGCAGGACTCGCCGGTCGACGCGGCCGCGCTCGCGCGCACGCTCGCGTCGCTGAAGCGCGACGGCACGTTCGACTACGAGATCGACGGCGCGCGCTTCGCCGCGCCGCGCACGCTCGCCGCGCTCGCCGCGCTGAAGGTCGAGCGGCCGGACGCGCGGATTCTCGCGGGCAGCACCGACATCGGCCTGTGGGTCACGAAGCAGATGCGCCGGCTCGACGACCTGATCTACATCGGCCAGGTTGCCGAACTGCGGCGCATCGTGCACGGCGAGGACTGGATCGAGATCGGCGCGGGCGTGACCGTCGAGGACGGCTACGCGGCGCTCGCCGGCACCTATCCGGAGCTGACCGAGATGTGGAAGCGCTTCGCGTCGCTGCCGATCCGCAACGCGGGCACGCTCGGCGGCAACGTCGCGAACGGCTCGCCGATCGGCGACGCGATGCCGGGGCTGATCGCGCTCGGCGCGCGCGTCGTGCTGCGCGGCGGCGACGTCGTCCGCGAGCTGCCGCTCGAGGCGCTCTATACGGGCTACCAGCAGAAGGACATGGCGCCGCACGAATTCGTCGTCGGCGTGAAGGTGCCGACCCGCCGCGGCGCGCGCGCGAACCTGCGGTTCCGCACCTACAAGCTGTCGAAGCGCTTCGATTCGGACATCTCGGCCGTGTGCGCGGCGTTCGCGTTCATCGCGGACGGCGACACGATCCGCGAGCCGCGCATCGCGTTCGGCGGGATGGCCGCGACGCCGAAGCGCGCGGCGCATGCGGAAAGCCTGCTCGACGGCGCGCCGTGGCACGAGGCCACCGCGCAGGCCGCGATGCAGGCGCTCGAACGCGACTACCAGCCGCTCACCGACATGCGCGCGACGAGCGCGTATCGTCTCGACACCGCGAAGAACCTGATGTATCGCTTCTGGCTGGAGACGCGTGCGCACGACCCGCTGCCGCCGCAGGCGCTGAACGTGCGCGAGGTCGCAGCGGTTGCGGCGCGCGCCTGA